The Entelurus aequoreus isolate RoL-2023_Sb linkage group LG11, RoL_Eaeq_v1.1, whole genome shotgun sequence genome includes the window TCTAACTTGAAGGTTGGTCAAATGACCCCAACCTATTTTCCACcatggaccggtttaatgtatgcattattttcacggaccggctttccacgtggcagataaaaacagcaaaaataaaGTGAGCATGAAAAATCCATTCACACCATAATGCTGAAGCAATGGCAGCCCTGGGCGCGTTTCTTTGCGAAGAGATGCTCTTTGGCACGATGTGTTTCTTAACAATAGGGCCGGGGTCCCGTGTTGGGCCGTGAGCGACACCTAGATTGTAATatatctgtttttcagctgtggtcacTATAGGCCGCAGCAATACTTAGTtgtaatcagtgttgggttagttactgaaaaccagtaactagttacagttactagttacttcatttcaaaagtaactcagttactaactcagttacttacaccaaaaagtaatgcgttactgtgaaaagtaactatttagttacttatttttttctttaaagctccctgcttttagccttcatttcagtactgttattgcactggagaataatacaatctgttgatcaacttgacatgcatttgcattactgaactctgctaagcaatgtggtctacatacaacacacaaagacaaagatatgttacaaaggccaatttgtttctggccagaacaaattgacaaaactactttaaatagctgcaaataacatacataagtaacaatcaaatgtaaacaatcaaatgcagatactttttcttatgccttctgatctctctctctctctatgtccactacttgctgtccatatcctagcccccccccacccctgattgtaaataatgtaaataattcaatgtgattatcttgtgtgatgactgtattatgatgatagtatatatgatagtatatatctgtatcatgaatcaatttaagtggaccccgactcaaacaagttataaatgataaatgataaatgggttatacttgtatagcgcttttctaccttcaaggtactcaaagcgctttgacagtatttccacatttacccattcacacactgatggcgggagctgccatgcaaggcgctaaccggcagccatcagaggcaaagggtgaagtgtcttgcccaaggacacaacggacgtgactaggaaggtagaaggtgggaattgaaccccagtaaccagcaacactccgattgctggcacagccactctaccaactccgccacgccgtccctgttgaaaaatgtattcgggtgttaccatttagtggtcaattgtacggaatatgtacttcactgtgcaacctactaataaaagtctcaatcaatcaaaacaaacagcataataacaacatgtaaagcaaggaaggcacacactacatacacaaagcctaaccaggcattttttcctcaaggaattctgacacaaaatcatttctgaagcccagaacactctacacatttccccagttttagtttagagataaggaaagattggcctggcccaatAGGATCCctctaaatgtttgtaaactttatagtctatacatttagagtgatgtgataatcaaacactctagaagtctagaatgaaacagtatataagagaattgacagcaacgttccctctaaggtgtgcgcctgtgcaattgcgcactgcttaaacgtcctctgcgcacggcaaatctatgccacgcacaaaatcaaataaaaaaataagcgcataacaattttcgacacgacagagaaaacacttttcgtcatccttgttcaaatattgtaacgtctgtcgagacgctttgaggacatgaatttcatccatcactttactgagcaaaactctttattgtcggccataaacacatcaccaaaacattagtaaaaaaattatatctagcaaaagtggtcattttctgcagtaaaaaccagaccaaaagcaactttgttatatcaacagcagccgctcgctctttctcacttgcgccaacacatgcacatatggcacttagccagtgatgcgtttacagccacacaaaaagtcagacaactccaacaccacacataaagtgtcgttccaggtcgttacactatgatttaccaatcaaatgtgtgcttattctagtgtcatttattaggaatcttaatttataaatattaatcatgaaatgctgttagtatattaaataaatactaatacaaatatattttttacaaacaggaagttgcaggaatgtacacatgatcccctgcttacatctcattgtgcaacatgtgaatgttttaatgggaactaaatgcaatgtctgaaaggggtacaaattatttccaaagcaggaccttcacccagacaaacaatacaagtacacagttcatgaaaaacaatattttttgtaattgtcattgtaagtgggcctaaacacttatattagaaatggaaatgactgctgtcatttgattataataataagagaatgttgtctgtctatctgtgttggccctgcgatgaggtggggacgtgtccagagtgtaccccgccttccgcccgaatgcagctgagatgtagccagtgtgcacgtctgatgttgctcacatgggctccactgaatgctcagggagtttttgcgtttctcacacacatgaaaaattagagggaacattgattgacagagtgtgtaccttcagtgctgaatgatgagcagaggcagacttAATACTTaaatggtggtggtggaggttaAGTGGCATTGgagtctgtctctctttactagcttcgtcaaagcatgttgcttatgtagcttgtttcagcagattttaattgctgttttgggcagtagatgggatctttgatccaaagcacaatttacatttaactaaaattgtattttctttgtgctcgacaaaagaaaagtagtgaaaatatctccaagttaacaaactcgacttctgatcagacacgcccccccctcctccccaccCTCACACTCACACCCATCCACACACACgccggtttgtgacacaagaagaatcagaacgatgacactgcagcgctctgataaaacacactttatactacataaaaagtaacgtaaaataacgcagtaacgcatcatgtagtaacggtaactgagttactgaatataaaaaataataatagaattactttgtaacgcgttagtcccaacactggttgtaatacacgtttccaccacttatggcagtaatgacaatataaaacaaacagaagaagtctggcgcaaATGTCATAGAcacatttcttaagcgcaaaagttATCACTAAATTTGtagagctgtattttcatttgcacgttaattttattgacagttcagTTAGGAAGCATTTCTTATTGTGTTTAATTTAGCATGACataatacatatgtaaatgtattgtttatttggttagtacttatttttctaatcagcctgacctaagcctaaggtttatttgttaaattaataataaccttgtgattaacacatgtttttatataatttgacaaggtagtaaactgtaaataggttagatataattattgaatatgatcaaaatcaagggtaagtttactaattcagtgttaatattggggtggccgggcccctctgtagtggaaaagttggaatACGAGGTCAAACAGGTTAAGATCTCCAGCTATAAACAATCACCCTGCAGATGGAAAATAGCCTTTGGCTataatctggcacattaacatctTATATGGTCATTAATAtgcattaatgtactataacaaatagcgacttcctatcaggagttgtaatatacatctatctttaatgtttctgtgcagcccggtagcaaatgcgtcacggaccggtccgTGGAGGCCACTGGCTTAGTCGTTGTTTAGTGTCAGATTAACAAGTTCAACATGGGTTCATTTTAAATATAATTGTGAGCATACTATCTCTTTAAATATGCATGAATATTCCATAAGTGCATCAAAAgcaaccaacattgaaatacatccTACGCTAATCTTTATTGCGTATGAATATTTATTAAGCACTCCCTACAAGTTATTGGAGTTAGTTGACGTGAATAGGTTACAGCACTGACATTGACATTGTGTCCAGGAGTTCGTCACAAATCACACAAAGTTTTACAACGACAACAGGCACGGTTACTGGATGGGCCTAAGGAAGGACGACAACACGGACCAATGGGTGTGGCGCAATGGAGGAAACCTCACGATGACGTAAGCACTCACGTACTGTACAGCGATACGCTCGAGTGAAAAATGAATGTAGGGTGCAAAAAGACGTCAGTTATCAACCGAGTTTATCAATTCGTAACAAATCTAATGGACTCCATTTTCTGTTCCGAATAGGTTCTGGAGAACGCAATACTACAGCAGAACCAATTGTGCGTTGATTCTGCCGTCCGATTCGCTGGCTAACTGGAGCAAAGAGAGCTGCGAGATGAAGAACCGTTACGTTTGCCAAACGAGCGCCTTGTTCAAACCAGATTTGGAATAAATACATCTTGGAAGGCAGTAGGCGATTAGCCCGCAAGTAGTTTACTAGAATACCAAAGTATCTAATTGTAGCTCGGTCTCCACTGTGTGACGTCGTGGATAAAATCTAAAACCCCTACAAATATTCAAACTGACAACCTAGttgcatatttattattataaaggTGTTAAACTGCATCAAATGAGTTGAATTCTCTTCTGGTCAGTTCAAAAGGTTGTTGCACAACATGGaaaataaatgaaggtgtgttgcAACAGCTGTGCACGTCGTCATCAACGATCGACATTTAACCTTTTATATCCCAATTGTAATTCAGCCCAAGATGTAGTGTTTCGTAGCAATTCATCATTTCCATTAACAGCGTTAGTAAAACGAAAGAATCTTGCGTTTTTCAGGGATTCTTGCAGTTTCCTACTTCCTCTATTTCATGGTTGTGTACTGTGTAGACGTACTTTCCGAGAAGTTGGAAGTTGTGTAATCCTTGATATGTAGTCAGTTGTGCAATCTTTTTTTTCCAGCAGCAGGGGGGCCGTGCCTTAGTTAAATCAATTTTAGatggaaaatacttttttttttacttacagtaatttatttgtggtggcccgccacaaatacatttggcactGCTGTTTGCCTTTGCTTGTAACTTAGCGATGAGTAAGCTCAAAGTAGTGTGACTTCAATTTTGTGCTTCAAtaactttttcacaaaaattctcagcttttttttttacactgaatttatgtaactgaattttttgcgtttcaaTTTTGTGAACTGCCTGCGactccaagagggacaagcggtagaaaatggatggatgtattgtgaactgaatttcttttacatgaaattatgctgacaatttcattgaaaaaaaatccagtgtgtaaaaaaattcagtgtataaaaactttgtgtgtaaaaatttagtgtaaaacaattcagacaagcggtagaaaatggatggatggatggcaattcAGTGTATTACAACTCAGCTTATAAAagttcagtgctgaaaaatgtaCTGCTTTAAGAAGCAAGACTTCTGATAAATTAAGTCaatcctgtctcagaagcagccaatgatgtgtcaggTTTGAAGTGACGTGACACAGGTCTTACAAAACAGCATAAAATGGCAGTTACTTGGTCATAATATGACATAATTAACATTGCAATGCGGTTcactggatattttcaaactatagaaaagACTCCAATGGTtataatctgcacttttgagtgacatatgaagctctgcttcatgcagatttctacaacaaagttaTGCAAAACAGGGATATTATATCgaatgtgaatgttttttttaccctttgcattcattttTCACCGtgtttgttacatctttgttGCTCTTGCTCGATTAAAAAAGATGTCGATCAAGGAAGTAGTCTGGGAAGTAGAGGAGCAACGGtcatatattctcaatattcagtgttttattgttgatagttaatattgtgaatacaacattctatatttttatgtacattctgactCATataatttagttaaaaaaaactaaactttgaGATGGTCTGTTTAGTTTTTTATTGAAAAAGACTCAGATTGTACATGAAATTACAGAATGCAGGCAAAACGATACAAATATATCAATTTATTCGATATAAATCcctgttctgcagaactttgtagAAATATAAGTCCGTCTGACACTCGCGATTGCGGGGTCTCAGGCTTGTTGCTGCTACATCCACTCTGCGCCGGTCTGCATGAAGCAGAGCTTcctgtatgtcactcaaaagtgcagattcaaccattggaatcatttctagTTTCAAATTATCCAGCGGGATGCATTGAAATGTTATTTTGTATTATGACCAGCTAGCAGCCTTTTTATGCTGTTTAGCAAGACCCGTGTCacctgacttcaaacttgacacctcattggatggttctgagacaggatcgattgcttcaatcataatttaccggaagtgaatGTTGCTTTTTtaagcagcaaatttttcgacATCCTTTTGACAGCAAGTAACAAAGAAAACAAAGACACAGACAGGAATTTAGTCGTTTATGGTTCAATTGATTGTCGGCCCAGGCCTGATTAAAAGTGTGGTCACAAAGGAGGTTTGCTTTCATTGTCTGAGGGTCTTCGCAGGGTTCTTGAAGAACGTTCCTTCAAAGTGAGGCTAAAAAAGATTGGTTGTCCCGAGTCACAACACTTCCAGCGTTACTCTTTGGTCTTTTTCTTCTTATTTGGTGGACGCGTCTCCTGGCTGATGTTtgattccaaacatgttttttcctTTTTGCTCTTCTTGTGTTTCTCAtcctccagctgctcttcttcttcttctgcaggTTCACTctgttgtttgttgttgttcttctgcTGCTGTTGTTCTGAGTTTCTTTCAGAACTCTTATACTCTCCGTTCTTTCTCTTCTTACATTTCCTCTTAATTTCTGTGTCACGATTTTCTACACAGGATATTTCCTTCTCGCATTCCTCATTTTTCCTTGTTTTTACTTTAGGGCAGGACACTTCCTTCTTCTCGCATTCCCCATTTTTCCTTGTTTTTCCTTTAACGCCCAGCTTTTCCAACACAGAGAGAACATTTATTTCTTCAGTCTTCTCCCTGGAATacttcttttttcttctcctgctctgaGTCTCCTCAGCCACATCCTCTGGCCTCTCCTGTGATGATGTGGTCTTCTTGCCATACTTGGCCATGAACTCGGCCTCCTGCTGCTCCAGCCTGGCTAGCTTAGCGCTCATGGTCAAACCGTGTCTGGCACCTCTAAAAGTACACAAGAGCACACCGTAAATAATTCCTTAAATCCTAAAACACTAAACTTTCTGTtgtgtagaccagtgtttcttaaccatagcgccccctagagggctgaCAAGAAACATCTATtcttcagttgtaatacacttttgtaCTACCGGTACTTGTGGCAGTGATGACAATATCAAATAAACAGATGAAGTCTGTAGCTAAAGTCATGGAaaaatttcttaagcgcaaaaattatgactcaagtggtgaaaatttattttttaaatttaactgttcatttaagaaacatttattttttattattaatttagttagaatttatttttaacactggatAATTGTAtggaaatgtatttttcatcagttttatgagtcccttcttttgcagtatattttattagtatttattatgtaatcagcctgacctaaaccttgataataatctttgggaTTAACGCATGCTCTCATATAATTTAACAAGTtacaaactgtaagtaggttagatataattactgaATACCAAGAGTAAGAtgattaattcagtgttaatatttaagtgggccTGGGCCCcccctgtagtggaaaagttgggccctgaggtcaggTGTTTACATTAAAAGGACTTACTTGTGAGCAGTACGGCCTCCACAAAATTTCACGAGTTCCCCGTCAGACAGTCTGTAAGCAGCAGCAAACATGTTAAAATATTGTTTATGTCAGCAAAATAGTCCAAAATGCATTAAAAGGAATTAATCTTTGAGGTCagatggaaacatttttttttatttctttagtctttgacttgtaatattcTCCACTCAGGGTGTAATGGCACATGTTTCATAAACTTATTTTTTGGTTCAGTCCACATGTGAAAAGTAAAGGGACAGGAAGTGTAACTGCCTCGAATTATAGCCATGTTTGCTAACGGGAGTCGTCACAACTTGAAAAGCTCTATGGCGTCAGTAAAATCTCCTGTTTTAAACACTTTGCCTGTCCGGGGAACTATAAGTAGGACCTATTAATGCTGCACTTCTACTAATAGGAAACTTGTatttactaaaaataaaataatcattcacacacaattttgattttaattaaaaaacaatttcagctgtttacaaaaaagctAAGCCACGGTTTcccttacatcaggggtgtccaaactttttccactgagggccgcaaacgaaaaaattaaagcatgtgggggccattttgatatttttcattttcaaaccataacaaaatatatggatttttaaaatttattttacctttaggggtcccggggaccataaaggatctcatttattaaaatgttaaaaataactctaatttttattattattttttatttaacgcttacagtaaatctctatatcaactttaaaaaaaaaaggttttatggcttttctgtcaaaaacaactttgtttttttatagtacaactgaaatatgcagtatttagtaattagagccctaaaatatcaataatgcaggacaccattgattttaattatttaatatttttgagtaatcacagtgaaaagataaataaaataccactaaatatatttgggatccaaaaaggtgccccactcataaagtgatacatttttattagttattttttttaaactttcaacacttaagttacgagatcaacttcagatatatctgtcgattttacgtttgaactattattttgtttgttttatgctcttttgtcaaagaaaactatgtttttatatggcaactacacaatatatgcaatatttaccacataaaacattttcaagtgaaatatttgaagtaattggagccttgaaaataattcattataacttggatttttttgtcatattttctttttgagcaatggcaaacaataaagaaagacaaaagaaaaaaaaacagcctgcatggcagctttgtgtcaacattgcaactttttctcgttagatttcacctcattccactttttttaatgttaaattttattttttgcaatagcatttccagaatgtgtggcgggccggaaaacaattagctgcgggccgcaaatggcccccgggccacactttggacacccctgccttacatgTAATTGATCGGGGTGCACTGCCAAAGCAATATAAAAACCGCAACaccttgaaacatttttttttaaaggtgaaaacaaatgtttaatgttacagttgccaaaaatatttaatattcttgttaaataaaacacctGCTGTGTTTTTAAAACTTAAGCCTACTACACTAAGTACAGGTAaataaatcaaactttatttatatagtatttttcatacacaggcacttgcctgtgtatgaaaacacaaacacaaagtgctgtataaaacacaacagaacaaataaaaacataataatagaagagaagaaaacaTTCACACGCACGCGCAACACTTTTGACAgaacaaagcaaaaacaaaacagggcatggcactgaggatttgaggaaaaatgccacctttgaggcatccacactggagaatagggatgatgttcgaaaccggttctcccagttgttcgataagaaaagaacccattccatggactcaaatccctttttgagaaccggttcccgctatcgaggccactatagtaaagaaaaagagttggttctttattcgaatccctgggaacgaatcccttcccacaagaaatgccctgtgggacggcaatgttgTGCCCaattgattgtagactcttactgacaccttgtggcgatatgaaaatactatgcgtcaatagtttgggcacttccgggttggcgacgtcagttcagttcatgagacaattgagaagtagacaagttgtgttagctcttacaagccttggaaaagataagtctaagtaaactgtttaacttgtttatgtaactcaatattaaggtggaaagtggttaaatttgatactaacatgttaattgaaaaacgatttttgtgcactgtttcaatggatgttttgaggacttaaaatggctgacagtcgtgtatttccaccatcgaaatagtttcaacactcggaagtatttgtttgatgatagtactgtatatttgtgtgaagctaatatttgcatattgtgtattacatttcagtatgttaattgaatcacatagcttatacatttgtcattgtgtgaatttcagtttttttaaaaagtataacagtccagtgcaagacaaaagtaaaggtaggaaaagacaaagcaagatcaacaacaataaagagcctaaatggattaatctgctttggaactttattagacgtcttggattgtttgttagctgtctgcccatgtgtgtagttagtatgttccaatagcagcagaagtggactttttggagagctgtattatttcagttttgtgcccaagggactgattttatttaacactatattattattcatacacctatagtgatcacagagacaggttgtttttgtgttactgtatatatttgtttttctgaaaaatcccacttaatatactttgggtaatagtcaatattttttttattagaggggtaacagtcaatatatatatatattttttcttcttataaaataaaagtgaccttttgttaaaccaaatattgtgtttttttccatatacaacaacctatcggattcgataagagaaccgataaggaatcggttcgataagaggattcgataatgggctcgaactcgataatttcttatcaaacatcatccctactgtaaaaataactaaaatgaacgccattttataaaatatatgaacattttttaataatatgaattttacattcataagttcataaaaacagaacattaaaggcctactgaaacccactactaccgaccacgcagtctgatagtttatatatcaatgatgaaatcttaacattataacacatgccaataaggccgggttaacttataaagtgacattttaaatttgccgctaaacttccggttcgaaacgcctctgaggatgacgtatgcgcgtgacgtagaccggcgaacatgggtatgccttccacattgaagccaatacgaaaaagctctgttttcatttcataattccacagtattctggacatctgtgttcgtgaatctgttgcaatcatgttcattgcattatggagaaggaagctgaacaagcaaagaagaaagttgtcggtgcgaaatggacgtatttttcgaacgtagtcagccacaacagtacacagccggcgcttctttgtttacattcccgaaagatgcagtcaagatggaagaactcggataacagagactctaaccaggaggacttttgacttcgatacacagacgcctgtagagaactgggacaacacagactcttaccaggattactttgatttggatgacaaagacgcagacgtgctactgtgagtatgcagctttggcttctaaacatttgatcgcttgaccgtatgtgcgcaacttttttttgcgtatgtacgtaactttttaaaaatatataagctttatgaaccttgggttaggtgaacggtcttttgggctgagtgattgtgtgtgttgatcaggtgtttgaattgtattggcgtgttctatggagctaggagctagcataggagctaggagctagcataacaaacacgcaggtgtttttatgcaggattaatttgtggcatattaaatataagcctggttgtgttgtggctaatagagtatatatatgtcttgtgtttatttactgttgtagtcattcccagct containing:
- the gpatch4 gene encoding G patch domain-containing protein 4 isoform X1 encodes the protein MAEAVQDKGRGLKFAEEQLKRHGWEHGKGLGRKEDGLSQAIKVKVKCDKGGVGHKEGEQFTFHWWDHVFNKASSSLQVESDQDGIALKKRSEDGEEEEDGMISNKKPRKATLAKDKLYGCFVKSATLLSGQEQPEPRSSKSSDISSSSDEDDDQKLDLSSTTQLSDGELVKFCGGRTAHKGARHGLTMSAKLARLEQQEAEFMAKYGKKTTSSQERPEDVAEETQSRRRKKKYSREKTEEINVLSVLEKLGVKGKTRKNGECEKKEVSCPKVKTRKNEECEKEISCVENRDTEIKRKCKKRKNGEYKSSERNSEQQQQKNNNKQQSEPAEEEEEQLEDEKHKKSKKEKTCLESNISQETRPPNKKKKTKE
- the gpatch4 gene encoding G patch domain-containing protein 4 isoform X2, with translation MAEAVQDKGRGLKFAEEQLKRHGWEHGKGLGRKEDGLSQAIKVKVKCDKGGVGHKEGEQFTFHWWDHVFNKASSSLQVESDQDGIALKKRSEDGEEEEDGMISNKKPRKATLAKDKLYGCFVKSATLLSGQEQPEPRSSKSSDISSSSDEDDDQKLDLSSTTQGARHGLTMSAKLARLEQQEAEFMAKYGKKTTSSQERPEDVAEETQSRRRKKKYSREKTEEINVLSVLEKLGVKGKTRKNGECEKKEVSCPKVKTRKNEECEKEISCVENRDTEIKRKCKKRKNGEYKSSERNSEQQQQKNNNKQQSEPAEEEEEQLEDEKHKKSKKEKTCLESNISQETRPPNKKKKTKE